The region ACCTCGTTGCATTACCACTTGAGCGGCAGCAACGTCTCGATCAGCCACATATCCACATTCGTCGCAATGATGCCCCCGTTCACTGAGTTCTTTTTTGCCAGTATGCGCCCCACATTGAGGGCAAGTCTGGCTTGTCCCGTTGGGGTCAACCTTGGCAAAGTAGACTCCCCGCTTCCAAGACACCCATTTGAGGATGCCAAGAAAACTCCCCCAGGCGGCATCAAGACAATGCTTTGCCAGCATACCGCGACTGGTCATTTTGAGGTTCAAGTCCTCAGCAAAGAGCATCCCAGCAGCATCACAAAGCTTGTGAGCCGTCAGGAAGTGGAACTCACGGCGAACGTTGTGGATATGTTCATGCAGTTTACGAATCTTGGCTTGGATTTTCCGGTAGTTGGCAGAACCCTTTTTCTTGTTTCTCAATTTGCGTTGCAGCCATTTAAGCTTGCTTTGCAAATCCACGAAAAAGCGAGGGCGCTCTATCAGTTCACCTGTCGATGTAGCCAAGAACTTTTCCAATCCCAAATCAATGCCAATCGGTTCACCATGCGGCATGACATCGGGAATGGAGATATGGGCTTGCAGAATCAGTTGGGCATACCATCCAGACGACTTGAACACAACCCGAACTTGTTTGACCTCAAATCCTTCTGGAATCGGTCGATGTAGGTTGATGGGCATGGCTCCTATTTTCGGCAGTTTGATTTCAAATCCATTGACCGGATTCGATTTGAACTGCGGAAATACAAACGAACGATACTGACCAAACTTCTTGAATCGAGGGAATCCAAAACCCCTTTCTTGTCTAAACTTGAACGCCTTATCCAGGCGTTTCAAGGCATCTTGCAAGACTTGAGAGTGAACTGCCTTCAGTTCTGGGATTTCCTCTTTCGCTTTGGTCAGTGCGTTTTGCTGTTTGTAGTAGTCGGGGTAGGGTGTTTCAGCAGGGATGATGTATTCCTGCTTGATGCTGCAAGCGTTGACCGGACACTTACGCGAATTGCTCCAGTCCTTTCTCTCCGCCAAAGCGTAGTTATACACGCGACGGCATTGTTCCAACCAGTCAAGCATTTGTGCTTCCTGATCAAGTCCTGGATAGATTCGGTATCTGTAGGTCAAGTTCAACATACTCATATTCTAACGGATTCATACTCTCTGTTAGAACCGATAGATAGTGTGTCGATGAGGGGTATCGAACCCCTCAAAAGTTAAACAACTGATTACTTAGACGAATCCATTGGCTCAGAAGTATTTTTAGAGGGATTTCTAACCCTGGTTAAATTCATATAGCAACCAAATCCCCACCCCCAAGCCGACAAAATTGGGCAGCCACGCCGCCAATGTAGGGGAAATTAACCCAACAATGCCTAAGCTACCACTGAAAAATCCCAGTATGTAGTAGGCAAAAATAATTACAATGGTTAAACCAAAGCCTGTGGCTCGACTTATCCTTTGGGGCCTAGCTCCGATCGCCGAACCTACTACCGCAAAAACAATACAAACAAAAGGAAACGCTAATTTTTGTTCCGTTCTTACCTGAAAAAACTGAATTTTCTTTTCATCGCCAATTAACTTTAAAATTTTGATATAGTCCTGGGCTTCAGCAATGGTCATTTCGTAGGGATCCCGTCCCTGTCGGGCAAAATCAAACGCCGATTTGGGCAGGGCAATTTGTTTATTCGTAAACGGAATCGCCTCTTGGTAGTCCTCTGTTTCTGTGAGGCGATAAACAGTACCATGAAAGAAATCCCAGCCTTTATTATCATTATTCCAAGTGGCATTGTCGGAAAGTACAATATGTTTAAGGTGATTTTCCGTCCACTGCAACACCGTCAGATTTTGCATTTCCTTGCCGTCAAATTTTTCCGCATAAACCAAACTTTTTAATCGCCGTGCAGTTTGGCCATTCTCGAGCTTAATTTCTTCAAACTCAGGGTAAAAAACATCGCGATTTTGCCAAAATGGATGCTCTTCATCTATGGATTCAATGAGGATACTGGTAGCTCTATAGTTGGCCACTGGCACCACCCATTCGCTCAGTACAAAAGCCCATCCTGTTACCAGCAAACTCAGCACCACCGCCGGCAAGATAAGACGGTATAAACTTACTCCACAACTGCGAATAGCAATAATTTCACTATCCCCACTCAAACGACCAAAGGCCATCATTGTGGCTAGCATCACCGCCACTGGCAGGGAATAGGCGAGAAACTCCGGTACTTTGAGCAGTAGTACTTCTGCGGCTTTAGCTACTGGGAGATTTTTCTCGACAATTTTGTTACCTAAATCGGACAAATTACCGATCGCCAGCCCCAAACTGGCCACCACCCCGACGCTGAATAAAAATGGGGGAATCAGTTGCCTGGCCACATAGCGGTCCATGAGGGAAATACGGGGCAAAAGATGGGGCCACTGCCCCAAGCTGGTCAAGGTTTTAGACAAGAACATCACAGATTTTCAAGCTTCCCAATGGCTAAAATTCTTCAAGTCTTTAAAATTCCGCGTTCATGGGAGTGCGGGGGAAAGGGATCACATCCCGAATATTGGCCATGCCGGTCATGAACTGGACAATGCGCTCAAAGCCTAAACCAAAGCCGGCATGGGGCACAGAACCATAACGGCGTAGGTCAAGATACCACCATAGATCGCTTTCGGGAACCCCTTGTTCCTGCATTCTTTGAGTTAATACGTCTAGTCGTTCTTCCCGCTGGGAACCACCGATAATTTCACCAATTTTGGGCGCTAAAATATCCATAGCGGCAACGGTTTTACCATCCTCATTTAAGCGCATATAAAACGCTTTAATATCCTTGGGATAATCGGTCACAATGGTGGGTCTTTTGAACACAATTTCTGCCAAATATCGCTCATGTTCTGACTGTAAATCCACTCCCCAAGCGACGGGATATTCAAACTTTTGATCCGCTTTTTCCAGCAGTTGGATGGCCTCGGTGTAGGTCAGCCAAGCAAATTCGTTGTTAATGATATTGTCCGCTGTGGCCAGCACTGTGTTGTCAATGCGCTGGTCAAAAAATTCCATATCCTCTGGGCATTTTTCCAGCACAAATTTGAAAATGTATTTCAGAAATTCCTCCGCCCATTGGCGATCGCCTTCTAGGTCACAAAAGGCCATTTCTGGTTCCACCATCCAAAATTCGGCTAGGTGGCGGGACGTATTGGAGTTTTCGGCCCGAAAGGTGGGGCCAAACGTGTAGACATTCTGGAATGCCAGGGCCATCACCTCCGCTTCCAATTGTCCACTCACTGTCAAATAAGCTTGTTTACCAAAAAAGTCCTCACTGTAATCAATACCATGATCACTTTTGGGCACCTTCTGTAAATCTAAGGTGGTGACATTGAATAAATCCCCTGCCCCCTCACAGTCACTGGCGGTAATGATCGGAGTATGGACCCAGAGAAAACCCCTCTCCTGAAAAAATTGGTGAATGGCGGTGGCACAGGCGTTACGCACCCTCATAACTGCGCCGATGGTATTGGTGCGGGGCCGCAGGTGACCAATGGTCCGCAAAAATTCAAAGCTGTGGCGTTTTTTCTGGAGGGGATAACTGCTAGGGTCTGCTCCCCCCAACAATTCCAGTTTGGCTGCCTTTAACTCCACCCGTTGTCCTTTTCCCGGTGAAGGGGTCAATTTTCCTTCCACCACCACCGCGGCCCCTGTCTGCAATTGGGATAACAGGCGATCGTAGTCCGTCAAATTCCCATCAAGCACCACTTGGAGGTTAGCCAAGCTAGAGCCGTCATTAACTTCCACAAAACTAAAATCCTTGAGGGTTCGTTTAGTGCGTAACCACCCTTGAACCATTACTTGGTCATCGGCATGACCATGGCGGAGAACTTCAATAATGCGGCGTTTGTTCATAAACCCCAGAGGAGTAGAGATAGAGGGACAGTGGGTGCCACTATTAAACCACGGCACCGAGCCACTCCTAGGGTAACCAATCCCGGCCAGGGAAGGGATTCCCAGCAAACCAGACAAAAATCTGACCAACCCAGAAAAAAATATTTTGACCATCAACAATTAGGTGTTATGATGGCTAATCGTGAAAGCAATGGGTCGATGCCCGAGTGGTTAATGGGGGCGGACTGTAAATCCGCTGGCTATGCCTACGCTGGTTCAAATCCAGCTCGGCCCATCCCTTTTGCCCTTGTAGCTCAGTGGTAGAGCACACCCTTGGTAAGGGTGAGGTCACGAGTTCAATCCTCGTCAAGGGCTTTCAAAAATTCCGTTTTGATGTCGATCAAGAATTGGGCCTTGAGCCTAATCTTTTTCACCATAGACCACTGTGATCTGGGATCTAGGTTTAAGAATCAGATGGAATGTTCTCCGACCCACTGCAATTGTCCAAATCAATGGGGATTTCAATTTTTTATGGATCAACAATAAATTAAGGATATCTCTGCATTGTTACTAAAACTTCAGTGTTAGGCTAATTAACTTTAATCATTAATGTAAAGAAGACCTGTTGGCTGTTATAGTCGGCAAAAGATGGGATGTAAACTATTCGCAAATTGACTGGAATATCAAAGTCAGTTTGCAAGAAGGGCAACATAAAAGGGAGTACCGGACTGCCAGATAGCTCCTGAAGTTGCGTTGTATAAAGCAATCCAATAGCCGAGCCGACTTGAATGGGGCTAGCAAAAATATTTTTTCTTAAACTAAGACCAACGTAGGCTGCTGGATAGCCAAAATCTGAATCTCTAAAAATATTAAATTCTAAACTAGCAATAGAATCTTGGACTAAGTTATCAAAAAAGCCATAATTAGGATTGATGATTTCAAAATTGTAGGCCGCCCCCATACCCAAGGGAAAATTATTAACGTCGGGTTCTGTGTAGTCTATGTGCCAGGAAATAGGGGAAATCGTCAAATATTTATCAGTTAAATTCCACAAGTTTATCGGAGGTGAACTGTTAGTTTTACTAGCACTTAAATTATGAAAATCACTTGGTTTGTTTGTTTGTTGATAATTTTGTAAAACAAGACTTAATTCTATACTCAAATCAGGGTTATCATTATTATCATTAGATAAAATAAGATGGTTCTTATAATTTCTATTTATTAATGCAGAGGGGACAAAGGGCTCTAATAATAGGGGGGAAGTGGGAATTAGTTCAAAGTTGCTTTCAAGGTTGATGATTTTTTTTTCGTATTTTAAATTACTAGAGTCAATTATAAGGTTTTCCTGAATCAGCAAAGGTTTTGAATACCAGTCAATAGGTGCATTGTTAATTTGTGTCAAAATATCTTGATCTGAAGAAAATTCATTTTCAAATCCTATTTCTTGGGCGTAAATTAAGTTATTTTTAAATAACAGAAAAATTAATTTCAACAAAACAATTCTCGTCGTCATTTTTCCATCAGTAATCAAAAAAATATTATGCCCTCGTCGGTTAAAATATAGAAAAAATATCAAGAAGAACTAAGCTAGTCAAACCACTGAAAGTCTGTTAGTGAAGTTTCAGTCCCTCGCTAAATTTCATCGCTAAAACCCCACCAATATCAAGGAGATTTTATCTAGTTCTTCCTCAATTTGGGAGTAGGGAAGCTTGTCAAACGGACTCTTCAAGCCCTTATCATACCTGCTAACTAAACCAGGCGGCCGATGTCTTCGTTGGAACCCAGGAGTACTAGAATCATCCCCCGTTGCAATCGTTCCTGGGGAGCGGGGTTGATTTTAAACTTTTCCTCGTAGCCCACTGCCAAAACGCTGACTCCGTGATTTTTGCGCAGTTGCAGTTCTGCTAGGGTTTTATCGCAGAATTCTTCAGGAACCAGAATTTCCACGATGCTGTTGTTGGGATCTAACTTGAAACGGTCAACGATCGCCGGGGTGGTGAGGGTATAGGCTAAGTCTTGGCCAGCTTTGTGCTCAGGAAAGATAATTAAATCAACCCCCAAGCGTTTGAGAATTTTTTCATGCGTGTCGGAAGAAACCTTAGCCACGACAGATTTGACGCCCCCTTCCTTGAGGTTAAGACACGTAATGATACTTTCCTTGAGGTAATTACCGATCGCCACAATCACCGTTTCAATCTCAAAAATGCCGGCCTCCCGTAGGGCCGTGTCATCGGTAGAATCGAGACTAATGGCGTTACCCACTACCCGATCCGCCAATACTTCCGCCACCAGTTTGGGATCTTGGTCAATGCCCAACACCTCATAGCCATTGACATGCAGGGTTTCGCACACTGCCCGACCAAACCGACCCAGGCCAATCACCGCAAACTGCCGTTTTTCCTGGCGAATTAAACTGAGAAAATGACTAGTTTTCATTAATTTTGTTCTAAATTGAGCGGCATTAAACTAAACCCAACAGGGCCACCATGAGGGCTTTTTGGGCGTGCATGCGATTTTCCGCTTGGTCCCAGAGTCGGGATTGCGGCCCTTCCATGACAGCGTCAGTAATTTCTTCCCCCCGGTGGGCCGGAAGACAGTGGAGCACAATGGCTTCGGGATCCGCCAGGGCAAGGAGTTCTTGGTTAATTTGGTAGGGCTGGAAAATGGGAATGCGACTGTCAGCTAAATCTTCCTGGCCCATACTGGCCCAAACATCGGTGTAAAGAATATGACTTCCTTGGGCGGCGGCTTTGGGGTCGTCGGTTAGTTCCACTTTTCCCCCTGGGGCCGCAATTTTCTGGGCTTGTTGGACAATCTCTGATAAGGGTTCATAGTTCTTCGGGGTAGCCACCCGCACCGTCATGCCCATCATTACCCCACCGAGGATGAGGGAATGGGCCACGTTATTGCCGTCTCCCAAGTAGGTGACTGTTAACCCTTCTAGTTTGCCAAAACATTCCTGGATGGTCTGCAAGTCCGCCAAAATCTGACAGGGATGCTCCAAGTCACTCAGGGCATTGATAATGGGCATTTTGGCATGGTCGGCAAAGGTTTGCAGATCTGCCTGTTTGAAAGTCCGCACTGCCAGGATATCAATGTAGCGGTCTAGTACCCTAGCGGTATCCTGAATTGGTTCCCCCCGACCCACCTGGGTCACACTGGGGTTTAAATCCAATACCTGTCCTCCCAGTTGGTACATGGCTGCTGTGAAGGAAACCCTGGTCCGGGTGGAAGCTTTGTAGAACAGTAAACCGAGAATTTTCCGACAATGGGGCTTGAGCATACCGGATTTAAGATCCGCCGCCAACTGCAAGAGTGATTTCATTTCTTCGATGGTCAAATCGGCGATCGCCAATAGATCCCTGCCTGCCAACGCCTTAATGCCCATAGCCCTGATCCCTGGTTCCCCAATGTGGTGGTCAAACTAATATCGAAATGATCGACTTAATTAAGCATTATTTTGCCATACTCCGCTGTTGACCCTTGGTAGATCGCCACGATGTCAGGGATTAGTGATTTTGCTTTTCCAGATAGGCCCGATAACCCAGTTGCTCCAGTTGGGTTTGCTTATCTAAAACCATGGTTTCTAAACTTTGACGATACTCTTGTACTTTTTCCAACAACACGGGATTATGGCTGGCGAGAATTTGCACCGCTAACAGCCCGGCATTTTGGGCATTGCCGATCGCCACCGTGGCCACCGGAATGCCCCCCGGCATTTGCACAATGGAATAGAGGGAATCTACCCCCTGTAGGGTTTTGGTCTGCACTGGCACACCGATCACCGGCAGAGGGGTCAGGGCCGCCACCATCCCCGGCAGATGGGCCGCTCCCCCCGCCCCGGCAATAATTACTTTCAAACCCCGTTGATGGGCAGTTTTGGCATACTCCACCATTTTTTTTGGGGTACGATGGGCAGAAACAATGGCCACTTCCGTGGGTACGGCAAATTGTTCACAAATGGCGATCGCCGCTGCCATGGTGGGGAGATCGGAATCGCTTCCCATGATGATGCCGACCAGGGGAGAGGGGGAAGTCATAAATTGAACTGAATAAATTAAGTTGAGGTGACGAAGATGGAGGTTTGACTTTAAACTGAGGCTAACCGCTAATAGCGTATCGGAAAATCTTCAAGATCCCAAGGAAAGATTTTTATGTCAGTGAACAGTATCCATCTGGTGGGAAGGGCCGGCCGTGACCCTGAAGTTAAATATTTTGAGTCCGGTAATGTAGTCTGCAACTTCACCCTGGCGGTAAATCGACGCACAAGCAAAAAGGATGAACCCCCCGATTGGTTTGACCTCGAAATTTGGGGTAAAACTGCTGAAATAGCCGGTACCTACGTCAAAAAGGGGAGTTTGATTGGTATCCAAGGATCGTTAAAATTTGACCATTGGGAAGATCGGAACTCCGGTACCCCCCGTTCCAAACCGGTAATCCGGGTCAATAATTTGGATTTACTCGGCTCCAAGCGGGACAACGCTGAAGCCACCATGAATAATTACCCCGACGAGTTCTAGTCATCGGACCCATTAACCCCATTGGTAAATTGCGGCGATAGCCATTGCTAGCAAAATCTTTGCGTCCCTTACCCATGCCAAAGCCCCATGGAAGTCTTTGACCCCACTCCTCCCCCTTGGGTTGAGGATACTGTTCATACCAGGGGTTTTTGTTGTCCCCAATGTCAGGCTGGCCCCCGTCAGGCCCTCCGAGCTTGGATCAATCGGCGATCGCCAGTGTTAGGGGATGATCGACGGCGCAAATGGCAGGAGTTTTACCAGTGTGAATGTGGTCAGGGTTGGTGGGCCTGGAGCAGTGACCGTCCCCCTTCCCCCCAATAGTCCTTTAATCTTTTCTATGGTTGCCCAAACCCCTTCTTCCCAGCCCCTTTGGTTAACAATCATTTACCTGTTGCGTTGGCATAAACCTGCCGGCCGACTGATTTTGATGATTCCGGCGCTGTGGGCAGTGTGTTTAGCGGCCCAAGGCCTGCCTCCCCTGCCTCTTTTGGGTGTCATCACTTTGGGAACCCTGGCCACCAGTGGTTTAGGCTGTGTAGTCAATGACCTGTGGGACCGGGATATTGATCCCCAAGTGGAACGCACCAAGCAACGCCCGTTAGCGGCCCGCACCCTCTCCGTGCAGGTGGGCATTGGGGTGGGATTAGTGGCCTTGCTGTGTGCCGCAGGACTAGCCTTTTACCTCACTCCCCTCAGTTTTTGGCTTTGTGTGGCGGCGGTGCCGGTCATTGTTGCTTACCCCGGTGCGAAAAGAGTTTTCCCGGTGCCCCAGTTAGTTCTGTCCATCGCTTGGGGTTTTGCCGTGCTGATTAGTTGGAGTGCTGTCACAGGGGATTTGACCACTGCCACCTGGGTACTTTGGGGGGCCACCGTGTTTTGGACCCTCGGTTTTGACACGGTTTATGCCATGGCAGATCGGGAGGACGATCGCCGCATTGGTGTTAATTCCAGTGCTCTATTTTTCGGTCAGTACGTCGGGGAAGCAGTGGGGATATTTTTTGCCCTCACCATTGGTTGTTTATTTTATTTGGGCATGATTTTAATGCTCAATCCCCTCTATTGGCTCAGCTTGGCGATCGCCATTGTGGGTTGGGTAATCCAATACATCCAACTCAGTGCCCCCACCCCGGAACCGAAACTATACGGTCAAATTTTTGGACAAAACGTCACCATTGGCTTTGTGTTACTAGCTGGAATGTTACTGGGCTGGCTTTGACCCGTAACTATGCTCCAATCCCTTTCCCACTGGCAGATTCCTCAAATTTGCTTTACAATGGGAAACATTAAGAAAAATTAAGATTTCCCGGTTCTTTCTCATTTTTGCTCCCAACGACGGGCAAAGCCATGGGTCGGCGATCGGGAGAGAAAATTTTCCTTCGTAATTATTATTTGGAGATTTTGCGCCATGACCATTGCAGTCGGACGCGCCCCAGTCGAAAGAGGATGGTTTGATGTCCTCGACGATTGGCTAAAGCGTGATCGTTTCGTATTTATTGGTTGGTCTGGTTTGCTGCTCTTCCCCTGTGCCTTCATGGCCCTGGGGGGATGGCTGACCGGCACCACCTTCGTTACTTCCTGGTACACCCACGGTCTAGCCAGTTCCTATCTAGAAGGAGCTAACTTCCTGACCGTGGCGGTCTCTTCCCCCGCCGATGCCTTCGGCCATTCCCTCCTGTTCCTCTGGGGGCCCGAAGCCCAAGGTAACCTGACCCGCTGGTTTCAAATTGGTGGTTTGTGGCCCTTCGTTGCCCTCCACGGTGCTTTCGGTCTGATTGGCTTTATGCTGCGTCAGTTCGAAATTTCCCGTCTGGTCGGCATTCGTCCCTACAACGCCATCGCTTTCTCTGGTCCCATTGCGGTGTTTGTCAGCGTCTTTTTGATGTACCCCCTGGGACAATCCAGTTGGTTCTTTGCTCCTAGCTTTGGGGTAGCGGGAATCTTCCGATTCATTTTGTTCCTGCAAGGGTTCCACAACTGGACCTTGAACCCCTTCCACATGATGGGTGTTGCCGGTATTCTCGGTGGTGCTTTGTTATGTGCCATTCACGGTGCCACTGTGGAAAACACCCTGTTTGAAGATGGGGAAGATTCCAACACTTTCCGGGCATTTGAACCCACCCAAGCAGAAGAAACCTATTCTATGGTGACCGCTAACCGTTTCTGGTCTCAGATTTTCGGTATTGCCTTCTCCAACAAACGGTGGTTGCACTTCTTCATGTTGTTCGTGCCGGTAACTGGTCTGTGGATGAGTTCCGTGGGTATTGTTGGTTTAGCCTTGAACCTACGGGCCTATGACTTCGTCTCCCAGGAGCTACGGGCAGCGGAAGACCCGGAATTTGAAACGTTTTATACAAAAAACATTTTGTTGAACGAAGGGATGCGCGCCTGGATGGCTCCCCAAGATCAACCCCATGAAAACTTTATCTTCCCTGAGGAGGTTCTGCCCCGGGGTAACGCTCTCTAAGGCTTTGTAAAACAGTCATCCCTCGAAAAATGACTAAAAAACAAAACTAATTGAGCAAAACATCAGCAATTAGCTAAAGTTGGGAGAGTGTTACCGCTCTCCTTTTTCTTTTGCTCTAGCCGATGATTATTGCCATCACTGCCCTCAAAGGGGGCGTTGGGAAAACTACCACCGCTGTCCACCTGGCGGCTTATCTGCAACAAAAGGATCAAACATTGCTGATCGACGCGGACCGCAATCGTTCGGCGTTGATTTGGGCCAGGGAAGAAAAGTTACCTTTCTACGTTGCTTCCCAGGCGGGCTCCACAGCATTAATTCGTAAATATCCCCACATTGTGGTGGACACCAGGGCCATGCCGGAGTTGGATGAGTTTCGGGATTTGGCGGAGGGGAGCGATCTGTTGATTATTCCCACCACTCCGAATCATTTGGATTTGGATGCCACTTTAAAGGCGGCGGAGCAGTTGGCATCCCTAAAGGTTAACTACAAAATTTTGTTGACCAAGGTAGATGCCCGTACCCGTAGCGGTCGAGAAGCAAGGCAGTTATTGCAGGCGGAAAATTTACCTCTGTTCACAACAGAAATTCCCCTCTTGGTGGCCTTTGAGCGGGCTTCCCAGTCGGGGGTAATTATTCGAGATTACGTCGATCCCCGTTCCCATTTGGCCTGGGGTCGCTATAAAGCGGTGGGCCGGGAAATTTTACCCTAGACTTTGGCACAATATTTGATGACGGTTCCCTACCCTACTCCCCTACTGGCCACATCCAGCAAAGCTTTATATCATCAGGTTTCGAGCCTGTTGCTATACCAAGGTATTTTCGACCACCCCATTGGGGAAGCTTTTTTAGATTTGTTACGCTGTTTGCACCACAATGGGACTAACCAAAAGCCTGAAGCCACAGTTTGTCTGCAAGCCTATGGGACATGGTTTCGTCATTTGGCGGAGGTGGGTCAAAGTTGGCAGGATTTTTTACTCGATCGCCTATTGGAAGATGAGAACCCATTTAGTGCACGGGTGCAAAGGGAAGAATTGGCCCAATTGCCAACTAGTTTGCAGGATGCGGCCCGCCATGATCTGAATTTGATCCAAATGGTTTACCAATGCCCGCCGGAACAGATTTTGCAGTGGGTAATCATTGCCTCCCAAACCCCAGTGGCGTTAAAGGCTTGGCAGGTGCCCAACCAGCTAGAGTTTCCTGCAGAAAGCGGCCAAAGCTGGGGCGAAAAATTGGCTTATCTGGTGGCCCATTATCGGCAAAAAGGCGTGGGAGCGGTGGCCCATTACCGGGCTTTTCGTTGGCAGGGGAAAAAATTACAGGGGGTGCCCCAAATAGATGGCGTTCGATTGGCGGATTTGGTGGGCTACGATGAGCCACAACGGGCCCTCTGTCAAAATACCCAGTGCCTTTTGCAAGGATTACCGGCTCTGAATGTGTTGCTCTATGGCAGTCGGGGCAGTGGCAAATCTTCCTTGGTAAAAGCCTTGGTTAATCATTATGGCGACGAAGGTTTACGCTTGGTGGAAGTATCTCCCCAGGATTTGATTACTCTGCCTTTATTGGTGGAAAAATTACGCAGCTATCCGCAAAAATTTATCATTTTTGTTGATGATCTCTCCTTTGAGG is a window of Synechocystis sp. PCC 7338 DNA encoding:
- a CDS encoding RNA-guided endonuclease TnpB family protein produces the protein MLNLTYRYRIYPGLDQEAQMLDWLEQCRRVYNYALAERKDWSNSRKCPVNACSIKQEYIIPAETPYPDYYKQQNALTKAKEEIPELKAVHSQVLQDALKRLDKAFKFRQERGFGFPRFKKFGQYRSFVFPQFKSNPVNGFEIKLPKIGAMPINLHRPIPEGFEVKQVRVVFKSSGWYAQLILQAHISIPDVMPHGEPIGIDLGLEKFLATSTGELIERPRFFVDLQSKLKWLQRKLRNKKKGSANYRKIQAKIRKLHEHIHNVRREFHFLTAHKLCDAAGMLFAEDLNLKMTSRGMLAKHCLDAAWGSFLGILKWVSWKRGVYFAKVDPNGTSQTCPQCGAHTGKKELSERGHHCDECGYVADRDVAAAQVVMQRGLVLVADGQSVKLPVEEDCLGIPMKQETSRAILGSPHRNL
- a CDS encoding LptF/LptG family permease translates to MFLSKTLTSLGQWPHLLPRISLMDRYVARQLIPPFLFSVGVVASLGLAIGNLSDLGNKIVEKNLPVAKAAEVLLLKVPEFLAYSLPVAVMLATMMAFGRLSGDSEIIAIRSCGVSLYRLILPAVVLSLLVTGWAFVLSEWVVPVANYRATSILIESIDEEHPFWQNRDVFYPEFEEIKLENGQTARRLKSLVYAEKFDGKEMQNLTVLQWTENHLKHIVLSDNATWNNDNKGWDFFHGTVYRLTETEDYQEAIPFTNKQIALPKSAFDFARQGRDPYEMTIAEAQDYIKILKLIGDEKKIQFFQVRTEQKLAFPFVCIVFAVVGSAIGARPQRISRATGFGLTIVIIFAYYILGFFSGSLGIVGLISPTLAAWLPNFVGLGVGIWLLYEFNQG
- the asnS gene encoding asparagine--tRNA ligase, producing MNKRRIIEVLRHGHADDQVMVQGWLRTKRTLKDFSFVEVNDGSSLANLQVVLDGNLTDYDRLLSQLQTGAAVVVEGKLTPSPGKGQRVELKAAKLELLGGADPSSYPLQKKRHSFEFLRTIGHLRPRTNTIGAVMRVRNACATAIHQFFQERGFLWVHTPIITASDCEGAGDLFNVTTLDLQKVPKSDHGIDYSEDFFGKQAYLTVSGQLEAEVMALAFQNVYTFGPTFRAENSNTSRHLAEFWMVEPEMAFCDLEGDRQWAEEFLKYIFKFVLEKCPEDMEFFDQRIDNTVLATADNIINNEFAWLTYTEAIQLLEKADQKFEYPVAWGVDLQSEHERYLAEIVFKRPTIVTDYPKDIKAFYMRLNEDGKTVAAMDILAPKIGEIIGGSQREERLDVLTQRMQEQGVPESDLWWYLDLRRYGSVPHAGFGLGFERIVQFMTGMANIRDVIPFPRTPMNAEF
- a CDS encoding TrkA family potassium uptake protein, which translates into the protein MKTSHFLSLIRQEKRQFAVIGLGRFGRAVCETLHVNGYEVLGIDQDPKLVAEVLADRVVGNAISLDSTDDTALREAGIFEIETVIVAIGNYLKESIITCLNLKEGGVKSVVAKVSSDTHEKILKRLGVDLIIFPEHKAGQDLAYTLTTPAIVDRFKLDPNNSIVEILVPEEFCDKTLAELQLRKNHGVSVLAVGYEEKFKINPAPQERLQRGMILVLLGSNEDIGRLV
- the argF gene encoding ornithine carbamoyltransferase, giving the protein MGIKALAGRDLLAIADLTIEEMKSLLQLAADLKSGMLKPHCRKILGLLFYKASTRTRVSFTAAMYQLGGQVLDLNPSVTQVGRGEPIQDTARVLDRYIDILAVRTFKQADLQTFADHAKMPIINALSDLEHPCQILADLQTIQECFGKLEGLTVTYLGDGNNVAHSLILGGVMMGMTVRVATPKNYEPLSEIVQQAQKIAAPGGKVELTDDPKAAAQGSHILYTDVWASMGQEDLADSRIPIFQPYQINQELLALADPEAIVLHCLPAHRGEEITDAVMEGPQSRLWDQAENRMHAQKALMVALLGLV
- the purE gene encoding 5-(carboxyamino)imidazole ribonucleotide mutase — its product is MTSPSPLVGIIMGSDSDLPTMAAAIAICEQFAVPTEVAIVSAHRTPKKMVEYAKTAHQRGLKVIIAGAGGAAHLPGMVAALTPLPVIGVPVQTKTLQGVDSLYSIVQMPGGIPVATVAIGNAQNAGLLAVQILASHNPVLLEKVQEYRQSLETMVLDKQTQLEQLGYRAYLEKQNH
- a CDS encoding single-stranded DNA-binding protein → MSVNSIHLVGRAGRDPEVKYFESGNVVCNFTLAVNRRTSKKDEPPDWFDLEIWGKTAEIAGTYVKKGSLIGIQGSLKFDHWEDRNSGTPRSKPVIRVNNLDLLGSKRDNAEATMNNYPDEF
- a CDS encoding 4-hydroxybenzoate solanesyltransferase, with protein sequence MVAQTPSSQPLWLTIIYLLRWHKPAGRLILMIPALWAVCLAAQGLPPLPLLGVITLGTLATSGLGCVVNDLWDRDIDPQVERTKQRPLAARTLSVQVGIGVGLVALLCAAGLAFYLTPLSFWLCVAAVPVIVAYPGAKRVFPVPQLVLSIAWGFAVLISWSAVTGDLTTATWVLWGATVFWTLGFDTVYAMADREDDRRIGVNSSALFFGQYVGEAVGIFFALTIGCLFYLGMILMLNPLYWLSLAIAIVGWVIQYIQLSAPTPEPKLYGQIFGQNVTIGFVLLAGMLLGWL
- the psbD gene encoding photosystem II D2 protein (photosystem q(a) protein), which codes for MTIAVGRAPVERGWFDVLDDWLKRDRFVFIGWSGLLLFPCAFMALGGWLTGTTFVTSWYTHGLASSYLEGANFLTVAVSSPADAFGHSLLFLWGPEAQGNLTRWFQIGGLWPFVALHGAFGLIGFMLRQFEISRLVGIRPYNAIAFSGPIAVFVSVFLMYPLGQSSWFFAPSFGVAGIFRFILFLQGFHNWTLNPFHMMGVAGILGGALLCAIHGATVENTLFEDGEDSNTFRAFEPTQAEETYSMVTANRFWSQIFGIAFSNKRWLHFFMLFVPVTGLWMSSVGIVGLALNLRAYDFVSQELRAAEDPEFETFYTKNILLNEGMRAWMAPQDQPHENFIFPEEVLPRGNAL
- a CDS encoding ParA family protein, which gives rise to MIIAITALKGGVGKTTTAVHLAAYLQQKDQTLLIDADRNRSALIWAREEKLPFYVASQAGSTALIRKYPHIVVDTRAMPELDEFRDLAEGSDLLIIPTTPNHLDLDATLKAAEQLASLKVNYKILLTKVDARTRSGREARQLLQAENLPLFTTEIPLLVAFERASQSGVIIRDYVDPRSHLAWGRYKAVGREILP